The proteins below are encoded in one region of Shewanella algae:
- a CDS encoding flagellar basal body P-ring protein FlgI encodes MTRLLLALLLLGLTMPGQVLAEKSRHLLDMVDVQGIRENQLVGYGLVVGLDGTGDKNQVKFTGQSVVNMLKQFGVQIDGSMDPKLKNVAAVAVVANVAALASPGQTLDVTVSSIGDAKSLRGGTLLMTPLRAVDGEIYAVAQGNLVVGGVSAQGRNGTSMTINVPTVGSIPGGALLEAVIPSSFASNPQVILNLKQAGFRSARNIEKAINAVFGPDVAKAESHARVSVRAPQSERERVMFMSMLEDIMVEPGRIPPKVVFNARTGTVVMGGDVVVRKAAVSHGNLTVTITEKQQVSQPNPGIFGDAAGQTVVTNDSDVDIQQEDGRMFVWPEGSSLNDIVRAVNSMGASPMDLMAILQALEEAGALEADLVVI; translated from the coding sequence ATGACAAGACTGCTTTTAGCTCTGCTGTTGCTGGGGCTTACCATGCCGGGCCAGGTGTTGGCCGAGAAGAGTCGCCATCTGCTGGATATGGTAGATGTGCAGGGGATCCGCGAAAACCAACTGGTGGGCTATGGCCTGGTGGTGGGTCTCGACGGTACAGGTGACAAGAACCAGGTGAAGTTTACCGGCCAGTCGGTGGTGAACATGCTGAAACAGTTTGGGGTGCAGATTGATGGCAGCATGGATCCCAAGCTGAAAAACGTTGCCGCCGTGGCCGTGGTTGCCAATGTGGCGGCGCTGGCAAGCCCGGGGCAGACTCTGGATGTGACCGTCTCCTCCATAGGGGATGCCAAGAGCCTCAGGGGCGGCACTCTGTTGATGACGCCTTTGCGGGCGGTCGACGGTGAAATCTATGCCGTCGCCCAAGGGAATCTGGTGGTGGGCGGCGTGTCGGCCCAGGGCCGCAACGGCACCTCCATGACCATCAATGTGCCCACTGTCGGCAGTATTCCGGGGGGCGCCTTGCTCGAGGCTGTCATTCCCAGCTCTTTTGCCAGTAATCCGCAGGTGATACTCAACCTCAAGCAGGCTGGCTTTCGCAGTGCCCGCAATATTGAGAAGGCGATCAACGCCGTGTTTGGCCCGGATGTCGCCAAGGCCGAGAGCCATGCTCGGGTGAGCGTCAGGGCGCCGCAATCCGAGCGGGAGCGGGTAATGTTTATGTCTATGCTGGAAGACATCATGGTCGAGCCCGGCCGCATTCCTCCCAAGGTGGTGTTCAACGCCCGCACAGGGACCGTGGTGATGGGCGGTGATGTGGTGGTGCGCAAGGCCGCCGTCAGCCACGGCAACCTGACAGTGACCATTACAGAGAAGCAGCAGGTGAGCCAGCCCAATCCGGGGATTTTTGGCGATGCCGCCGGTCAGACCGTGGTGACCAATGACTCGGATGTGGATATTCAACAGGAAGACGGACGTATGTTTGTCTGGCCAGAGGGTAGCTCTTTGAATGATATCGTACGTGCCGTC
- the flgH gene encoding flagellar basal body L-ring protein FlgH, whose product MRLLLALLMLSLSGCISHFPDAEQQPGNKEWAPPEVDYSLPEAKDGSLYRPGFMLTLFKDKRAFREGDILTVSLDEKTYSSKKANTQTNKSQDLNFGVQGGVDDSSFSANGEGKFGRGFNGSGATTQQNQLSGAITVTVAKVMPNGVLLIRGEKWLRLSQGDEYLRLIGLIRSDDIDNQNTISSQRIADARIIYGGQGAIADSNAMGWAARYFNSPWFPM is encoded by the coding sequence ATGAGACTCTTGTTGGCGCTGCTGATGCTGTCGCTCAGCGGCTGTATCTCCCACTTCCCCGACGCAGAACAGCAGCCGGGCAACAAAGAATGGGCGCCGCCTGAGGTGGACTACTCCTTGCCGGAAGCCAAAGACGGCAGCCTGTATCGCCCCGGTTTTATGCTGACCCTGTTCAAGGATAAGCGGGCCTTTCGCGAGGGAGACATACTCACAGTCTCCCTGGATGAGAAAACCTACTCCAGCAAGAAGGCCAATACCCAGACCAATAAGTCTCAGGATCTGAACTTTGGCGTTCAGGGCGGGGTGGATGACAGTAGTTTCAGCGCCAATGGTGAGGGCAAGTTTGGTCGTGGCTTCAATGGCAGCGGCGCCACGACTCAGCAGAACCAGCTTTCCGGCGCCATTACAGTGACAGTGGCCAAGGTGATGCCCAACGGCGTGCTGCTGATCCGCGGTGAGAAATGGCTTCGCCTCAGTCAGGGGGATGAGTATCTGCGTCTGATCGGGCTTATCCGCTCCGACGACATAGACAACCAGAACACCATCTCATCGCAGCGGATTGCCGATGCCCGCATTATCTACGGTGGCCAGGGCGCCATTGCCGACAGCAATGCCATGGGCTGGGCGGCTCGCTACTTCAACAGCCCCTGGTTCCCTATGTAA
- the flgG gene encoding flagellar basal-body rod protein FlgG, producing MQSALWVSKTGLTAQDVKMTTIANNLANVNTTGFKRDRVGFNDLFYQVQRQPGGQVDELNELPSGLQLGTGARVASTQKVFTTGDILTTNQQLDIAIEGQGFFQIEEANGEVAYSRDGQFYRNSDGIMVTSQGLPLVPNIQIPETATGITIAENGVVSAKVAGQAEAMELGQITLAHFANPAGLESRGNNLYHETASSGVPIEGVPGEEALGSLRQGALEGANVNVVEEMVEMISTQRAYEMNAKVVSATDDMLKFLNQSV from the coding sequence ATGCAATCGGCATTATGGGTGAGTAAGACAGGATTGACTGCTCAGGATGTGAAGATGACGACCATCGCCAACAACCTGGCCAACGTTAATACCACAGGTTTCAAGCGCGATAGAGTCGGTTTCAACGATCTCTTCTATCAGGTACAGCGCCAACCAGGTGGCCAAGTAGACGAGCTCAATGAGTTGCCATCAGGGCTGCAATTGGGCACGGGCGCCCGAGTGGCCAGCACCCAGAAGGTGTTCACCACAGGCGACATACTCACTACCAATCAGCAACTGGACATCGCTATTGAGGGCCAGGGGTTTTTCCAGATTGAAGAAGCCAATGGCGAAGTGGCATACAGCCGTGACGGCCAGTTTTATCGTAACAGCGACGGCATTATGGTGACCTCCCAAGGGCTGCCCTTGGTGCCCAACATCCAGATCCCCGAAACCGCCACCGGGATCACTATAGCCGAAAACGGTGTGGTGAGTGCCAAAGTGGCGGGTCAGGCAGAGGCGATGGAGCTGGGACAGATCACCCTGGCGCACTTTGCCAACCCGGCCGGGCTCGAGTCCCGAGGCAATAACCTGTACCACGAAACCGCGTCTTCCGGTGTGCCGATAGAAGGAGTTCCCGGCGAGGAAGCGTTGGGCAGTTTACGCCAGGGGGCGCTCGAAGGGGCCAACGTCAATGTGGTCGAAGAGATGGTAGAGATGATCTCGACCCAGAGAGCCTACGAGATGAACGCCAAGGTGGTCTCAGCCACCGACGATATGCTCAAGTTCCTGAACCAATCGGTATGA
- a CDS encoding flagellar basal body rod protein FlgF, translated as MDKMIYTAAQGASRILQSQAIRANNLANADTQGFRADLERVAAVPVPETQGSFASRILPQTQNVGFNSRHGEIVSTGRRLDMAIKGDGYFTVQTPQGEAYTRNGAISEGANGELTVAGFPLMGANGPLVLPQYRELIVSEDGRLSIVAEQGGLIEEVAQLKLVNAAQNQLHKGADGLLYANNGEAQVSEQVRLASGALESSNVDAVGELLASMDLGRQFEVQIKLMKSAEKLAEAGNRLLRDA; from the coding sequence ATGGATAAGATGATTTATACCGCGGCCCAGGGTGCCAGCCGCATTCTGCAGTCCCAGGCGATTCGGGCCAACAACCTGGCCAATGCCGATACCCAGGGCTTTCGTGCCGATCTGGAGCGGGTTGCTGCGGTTCCTGTGCCTGAGACCCAGGGAAGCTTTGCTTCGCGGATCTTGCCGCAGACCCAGAATGTCGGTTTCAACAGTCGCCATGGAGAGATAGTCAGCACTGGGCGCCGGCTCGATATGGCGATTAAGGGCGATGGCTATTTCACAGTGCAAACACCTCAGGGCGAAGCCTATACCCGTAACGGCGCCATCAGCGAAGGTGCCAACGGTGAACTGACAGTGGCGGGGTTCCCCTTGATGGGCGCCAATGGGCCTTTGGTGCTGCCTCAGTATCGCGAGCTGATTGTCAGTGAAGACGGCCGCCTGTCGATAGTGGCCGAACAGGGTGGGCTGATTGAAGAGGTTGCCCAGCTCAAGCTGGTGAACGCTGCCCAGAATCAGCTGCACAAGGGCGCCGATGGTTTGCTGTATGCCAACAACGGCGAGGCCCAGGTGTCCGAGCAAGTGCGGCTGGCTTCCGGCGCGCTGGAGAGCAGCAATGTCGATGCCGTTGGTGAGTTGCTAGCCTCCATGGATCTGGGACGTCAGTTTGAAGTGCAAATTAAGTTAATGAAAAGCGCAGAGAAGTTGGCTGAGGCGGGTAATCGCCTGCTGCGTGACGCCTAA
- the flgE gene encoding flagellar hook protein FlgE, whose amino-acid sequence MSFNIALSGLQATSQDLNTISNNIANASTWGFRGGRSEFAAIYNSGMGAGVNVMNTSQNFSREGTLTYTGRELDMGIQGSGFFMLRGTDGSNLYARAGIFGQDALGFITDPVGNRLQGYPATADGVLQTGTMGDLQIKTGSLPAKASTLVNQVSNLDARMEAIDPATTPFSPTDPASYHSSGTVSVFDSLGNQRSLTQYYAKTGDNEWKVYFVLDSAVLEPKDGHNLQFDKKGSLSGGDKLSLTLPAKAGAEDVSLAVNYEGFTQYANDYNNSSLSQDGYAAGEFNKIRLDDSGMLFGTYTNGQELLQGQVVLADFNNPNGLTPVSNNAWQASASAGQATVGAPGSGTLGSLKGAYLEGSNVDTTAEMVSLMTAQRNYQSNAKVLDTNSTMQQALLNAI is encoded by the coding sequence ATGTCTTTCAATATTGCGCTAAGTGGATTACAGGCCACCAGTCAGGACCTCAACACCATAAGTAACAACATTGCTAACGCCTCTACCTGGGGCTTCCGTGGTGGCCGCAGCGAGTTTGCCGCCATCTACAACAGTGGCATGGGTGCCGGTGTCAATGTGATGAATACCAGCCAGAACTTCTCCCGTGAGGGCACGCTGACCTACACAGGCCGTGAGCTGGATATGGGGATCCAGGGCAGTGGCTTCTTTATGTTGCGTGGCACCGATGGCTCCAATCTTTATGCCCGCGCCGGGATTTTCGGCCAGGATGCACTGGGCTTTATCACAGATCCTGTCGGCAACCGTCTGCAGGGCTATCCGGCCACGGCCGATGGCGTGCTGCAAACAGGCACCATGGGTGACTTGCAGATCAAGACAGGTTCTCTGCCGGCCAAGGCGTCGACTCTGGTCAATCAGGTGTCCAACCTGGATGCGCGTATGGAAGCCATAGATCCTGCAACGACGCCATTTTCGCCCACAGACCCGGCGAGTTATCACTCCTCGGGTACTGTCAGTGTGTTCGACTCACTCGGCAACCAGAGATCCCTGACCCAGTACTACGCCAAGACAGGCGACAATGAATGGAAAGTCTACTTCGTGCTGGACTCGGCCGTTCTCGAACCCAAAGACGGCCACAACCTGCAGTTTGACAAGAAGGGCAGCCTGAGCGGCGGCGACAAGCTGAGCCTGACTCTGCCCGCCAAGGCCGGTGCCGAGGATGTCAGCCTGGCGGTGAACTATGAAGGGTTCACTCAATATGCCAATGACTATAACAACTCCAGCCTGAGTCAGGATGGTTATGCCGCCGGTGAATTCAACAAGATACGCCTGGATGACAGCGGGATGCTCTTTGGTACCTACACCAATGGTCAGGAGTTGCTGCAGGGCCAGGTGGTGCTGGCCGATTTCAACAATCCCAACGGTTTGACGCCTGTGAGCAACAACGCCTGGCAGGCCTCTGCCTCAGCAGGACAGGCCACAGTCGGCGCGCCTGGCAGCGGTACTCTGGGCAGCCTGAAGGGCGCCTATCTTGAGGGTTCCAACGTAGATACCACGGCCGAGATGGTGAGCCTGATGACGGCGCAGCGTAACTATCAGTCCAATGCCAAGGTACTGGACACCAACTCGACCATGCAGCAGGCGCTGCTGAACGCCATCTGA
- a CDS encoding FlgD immunoglobulin-like domain containing protein — protein sequence MQQVQNVNTREDGQKTDAIRANGNDPASLKNEFMSLMIAQIKNQDPTNPLDASEYLGQLAQFSQVESLEAMRQNQKNQMTMMENLGLVQSASLIGKQAMVPADSFTAAEHVIDGKVYLEHSASAVTVEISDKNGEVVKTLELGSQAAGDVSFQIDPEGLGLPPGEYQLKVQASDGEKALKAQSFLAGEISKVHFVSAKGMMMAELANGLGTVSVLDISEVS from the coding sequence ATGCAACAGGTACAGAACGTCAATACCCGCGAAGATGGCCAGAAGACAGATGCCATCCGTGCCAACGGCAATGATCCCGCTTCGCTGAAGAACGAGTTTATGTCGTTGATGATAGCCCAGATCAAGAACCAGGACCCTACCAACCCCCTGGATGCCAGTGAGTATCTGGGCCAGTTGGCGCAGTTCTCCCAGGTGGAGAGCCTCGAGGCGATGCGCCAGAACCAGAAAAACCAGATGACCATGATGGAAAACCTCGGGCTGGTGCAATCGGCTTCCCTTATCGGTAAGCAGGCTATGGTGCCGGCAGACAGCTTTACCGCGGCCGAACATGTGATAGACGGCAAAGTCTATCTGGAGCACAGCGCCTCGGCGGTGACTGTGGAGATCAGCGATAAAAACGGGGAAGTCGTCAAAACCCTGGAGCTCGGCAGTCAGGCGGCAGGTGATGTCAGTTTTCAGATAGATCCCGAAGGACTGGGGCTTCCTCCGGGGGAATACCAATTGAAAGTTCAGGCCAGCGACGGTGAAAAAGCATTGAAGGCTCAGTCATTTCTCGCCGGTGAAATCAGCAAGGTTCATTTCGTCAGTGCCAAGGGCATGATGATGGCTGAGCTGGCCAACGGTTTGGGCACAGTGTCTGTGCTGGATATTTCCGAAGTTTCATAA
- the flgC gene encoding flagellar basal body rod protein FlgC, with translation MSFVEIYQVAGSGMTVQTLRLNAIASNLANAGVAAESSDSAYRAIKPVFSTLYQQQNNSVSAKVQIKALVQSDAPLETRYEPGHPLANADGYVTYSNVNTVEEMADMMAASRAFETSVEVMNRARSMQQGLLALGK, from the coding sequence GTGTCATTTGTAGAGATATATCAGGTTGCCGGCAGTGGCATGACGGTGCAGACCCTGAGACTGAACGCGATCGCCAGTAACCTGGCCAACGCAGGTGTGGCTGCCGAGTCCAGTGATAGCGCCTACCGGGCGATAAAACCGGTATTTTCCACCCTCTATCAGCAACAAAACAACAGCGTCAGTGCCAAGGTGCAGATCAAGGCCCTGGTGCAGTCCGATGCACCGTTGGAAACCCGTTATGAACCCGGCCACCCGCTGGCCAACGCCGATGGCTATGTGACCTATTCCAATGTCAACACAGTGGAAGAGATGGCCGACATGATGGCCGCCAGCCGCGCTTTTGAAACCAGTGTCGAAGTGATGAACCGCGCCCGCTCCATGCAGCAGGGACTCCTGGCTCTGGGTAAATAA
- a CDS encoding flagellar basal body rod protein FlgB, with product MAIKLDAALGLHPQLLDFRVERSKVLAGNLANAETPGYQARDLDFGALMAQLDAGIPFGGQYTVGYRVPYQSSADNSTVELGQEQARFSQNAMDFQTSLTFLNMKIQGLKAAIEGK from the coding sequence ATGGCTATCAAGCTCGATGCGGCATTGGGTCTGCATCCTCAATTATTGGATTTCAGGGTTGAGCGCAGCAAGGTGCTGGCCGGAAACCTGGCCAACGCCGAAACACCCGGCTACCAGGCCAGAGATCTGGACTTTGGTGCTCTGATGGCGCAGCTGGATGCCGGCATCCCTTTTGGAGGGCAGTATACAGTGGGGTATCGGGTACCTTATCAGTCCAGTGCCGATAACAGCACGGTTGAACTGGGGCAGGAGCAGGCGCGTTTTTCACAAAATGCCATGGACTTTCAGACCAGCCTGACCTTTCTCAACATGAAAATCCAAGGCCTGAAGGCCGCTATCGAAGGGAAGTAA
- the flgA gene encoding flagellar basal body P-ring formation chaperone FlgA codes for MTNKPTINNCGTLISPFALLLLLLFPLHPLPAAASANQVEQAARQYLQQQLQQFAAAQQMKPLQSKIRMTLPSGVKRLADCPQKPDISLANPSAPLWGRVSLEVRCPAADWRFFLRARVEAKAQLPVLTQTLHRGSIIDAQNIEWRWLELQASDRDIVSSQRDLIGKQVARRIRAGEAILLRQLSQSDWVRAGEQVIIQVSQEGFEAQMPGTALESASRGEVIRVRNLSSQKVIKAYPIAQGIVTPQK; via the coding sequence ATGACTAACAAGCCAACCATCAATAATTGCGGAACCCTGATTTCCCCTTTTGCCTTGCTGCTTTTGCTGTTGTTTCCGCTGCATCCGTTGCCGGCGGCCGCCTCGGCCAACCAGGTCGAGCAAGCGGCCAGACAATATCTGCAGCAGCAACTGCAGCAGTTTGCTGCGGCGCAACAGATGAAACCGCTTCAAAGCAAGATTCGAATGACACTGCCATCTGGGGTCAAGCGCCTGGCCGACTGCCCGCAAAAGCCGGACATCAGCCTGGCCAACCCTTCGGCGCCGCTCTGGGGACGGGTATCTTTGGAGGTGCGTTGTCCGGCGGCCGACTGGCGTTTCTTTCTACGGGCCAGGGTCGAAGCCAAGGCCCAATTGCCTGTGCTAACACAAACCCTGCACAGAGGCAGCATAATCGACGCGCAGAACATAGAGTGGCGCTGGCTGGAGTTGCAGGCCAGTGACAGAGACATTGTCAGCAGCCAACGCGATCTCATAGGCAAACAGGTGGCGCGCAGGATCCGCGCAGGTGAAGCCATCTTGCTGCGCCAGCTGAGCCAGAGTGATTGGGTGCGTGCCGGTGAACAGGTGATCATCCAGGTCAGCCAGGAGGGTTTTGAAGCTCAAATGCCGGGTACCGCGCTGGAAAGTGCCTCCCGGGGAGAAGTGATTAGGGTGCGAAACTTAAGCTCGCAGAAGGTCATCAAGGCCTACCCGATAGCGCAGGGCATAGTCACACCACAAAAGTAA
- the flgM gene encoding flagellar biosynthesis anti-sigma factor FlgM, which translates to MEITQRLHAVVSDSGVTAANRRQRQETTVSAAQQDKVSPEYHWLNQAQTQLAQESEVDQLKVASLRQALQQGNFELDVEAMAKAMLQQHGKQDK; encoded by the coding sequence ATGGAAATCACTCAGCGTCTGCATGCGGTTGTCAGCGACAGCGGCGTCACCGCAGCGAATCGGCGTCAACGCCAGGAAACCACGGTATCCGCAGCCCAGCAGGATAAGGTCAGCCCTGAGTATCACTGGCTGAATCAGGCCCAGACTCAACTGGCTCAGGAGAGCGAGGTAGATCAACTCAAGGTGGCCAGCTTGCGTCAGGCACTGCAACAGGGCAATTTTGAACTGGATGTCGAGGCCATGGCCAAAGCGATGCTGCAGCAGCACGGGAAACAGGACAAGTAA
- the flgN gene encoding flagellar export chaperone FlgN, translated as MSNKREALQSLVAGIRQDILDYRELKKLLQQQRQLMLRHDNQGLIQHNQQQDQLVAKLQHNSLQRAAHLAQIGVSNDHQGIRQLQSKLPEQAAHKLEQLWQQLLQQARESQRLNELNGQLLVRQQEIIRGILGLGNADEYPQNLASPQFP; from the coding sequence ATGAGCAATAAACGCGAAGCACTGCAAAGTCTGGTCGCCGGGATCCGCCAGGACATACTGGACTACCGGGAGTTAAAGAAGCTGCTGCAACAGCAGCGCCAGTTGATGCTGCGCCATGACAATCAAGGGCTTATCCAGCATAACCAGCAGCAGGATCAGTTAGTTGCCAAGTTACAGCACAATTCGCTGCAGCGCGCCGCACATCTGGCACAAATAGGTGTCAGCAATGATCATCAGGGCATACGCCAACTGCAGAGTAAACTGCCCGAGCAGGCAGCTCACAAACTGGAACAACTGTGGCAGCAACTGCTGCAACAGGCCAGAGAGAGCCAGAGACTCAACGAGCTCAACGGCCAACTGCTGGTGCGCCAACAGGAGATCATCCGCGGCATTCTGGGGCTGGGAAATGCCGATGAGTACCCACAGAATCTCGCCTCACCTCAGTTTCCCTGA
- a CDS encoding FliI/YscN family ATPase, giving the protein MKTNVLAGNWPRVPVAQIYGRLTRVSGLLLEAVGCNLGIGDRAMVERRDGAYVEAEVVGFHQGILCLMPITDTQGLSPGARVIPQTETHKIPLGAGLLGRVLDGLGQPLDQLGPLSGVQFCRPVTQVPNPLARQPITRILDVGVRAVNGLLPVGCGQRVGLFAGPGVGKSVLLGMMTRFTEADRVVVGLIGERGREVREFIEQALGEEGRRRAVVVAAPADTSPLMRLRAMRLCHQIACGFRDEGHRVLLLVDSLTRYAQAQREIALSLGEPPATKGYPPSAFAQLPSLVEMAGNGTHPQGTLTAFYTVLTEGEDTQDPIADAAKAILDGHFFLSRRLAEAGHFPALDLGASISRLALQIAPKEQQQEMALVRRMLARYQEVRELLPLGGYQPGQDPELDAAVSHYPRIADYLTQTTDEAVDLSGSQQQLQSLTRALRGES; this is encoded by the coding sequence ATGAAGACTAATGTCCTGGCCGGAAACTGGCCCCGGGTACCGGTAGCCCAGATATACGGACGCCTGACCCGCGTGAGTGGCCTGTTGCTGGAGGCGGTCGGCTGCAACCTGGGGATTGGCGATCGCGCCATGGTGGAGCGGCGCGATGGCGCCTATGTCGAGGCCGAGGTGGTGGGGTTCCATCAGGGGATCCTCTGCCTGATGCCTATCACAGACACCCAGGGGCTGAGCCCTGGCGCCCGGGTCATTCCCCAGACAGAGACCCATAAGATCCCTTTGGGTGCCGGCCTGCTCGGCCGGGTACTCGACGGCCTTGGCCAGCCGCTGGATCAGCTCGGGCCGCTGAGTGGCGTGCAGTTTTGTCGCCCGGTCACTCAGGTGCCCAATCCTCTTGCCCGGCAACCCATTACCCGCATTCTTGATGTAGGGGTCAGAGCCGTCAACGGCTTGCTGCCGGTTGGCTGCGGTCAAAGGGTAGGCTTGTTTGCCGGTCCCGGGGTGGGCAAGAGTGTACTGCTGGGGATGATGACCCGCTTCACCGAGGCCGACCGCGTGGTGGTAGGGCTCATCGGCGAGCGCGGCCGTGAGGTGCGCGAGTTTATCGAGCAGGCCTTGGGCGAAGAGGGGCGCCGCCGCGCCGTGGTGGTTGCCGCTCCGGCAGATACTTCCCCCTTGATGCGCCTCAGAGCCATGCGCCTGTGTCACCAGATAGCCTGTGGCTTTCGCGACGAGGGCCATAGGGTGTTGCTACTGGTGGATTCACTGACACGTTACGCCCAGGCACAGCGGGAGATAGCCCTGAGTCTGGGGGAACCGCCGGCCACCAAAGGCTATCCGCCTTCGGCCTTCGCCCAACTGCCTTCATTGGTGGAGATGGCGGGCAACGGCACTCATCCACAGGGAACCCTGACGGCGTTTTACACTGTGCTGACCGAAGGGGAAGATACGCAGGATCCCATCGCCGATGCGGCCAAGGCGATACTGGATGGTCACTTCTTCCTGAGCCGCCGCTTGGCTGAGGCCGGGCATTTCCCGGCACTGGATTTGGGAGCCTCTATCAGTCGTTTGGCGCTGCAGATTGCCCCCAAGGAACAACAGCAGGAGATGGCACTGGTTCGGCGTATGTTGGCGCGTTATCAGGAAGTACGTGAGCTCTTGCCGTTGGGCGGTTATCAACCGGGGCAGGATCCCGAGTTGGATGCCGCCGTGAGCCATTACCCGAGGATTGCCGACTACCTGACCCAAACCACAGACGAGGCGGTTGACCTTTCGGGCAGCCAACAACAACTGCAATCGCTGACCCGCGCACTGCGAGGTGAGTCATGA
- the fliH gene encoding flagellar assembly protein FliH — translation MGADSRLWRIGASQVRRYQFAPLEGESPEQGNWQDFQQALERGYQEGWEQGFEAGKTQGETEGRQAGQESGLRDGLEQGRSQGLAQIDEQLNQLLTPMTALQQLLAESHAEQIQAQQQLIVDLVRRVAQQVIRCELSLQPLQIIALVEETLQALPKDASDIKIHLEPSTIKQLQHLAADKVADWHLVADDSLSQGSCRVVCDQCDADASMETRLNNCMDQVEAHLNDDLIPEAEATVASNED, via the coding sequence ATGGGTGCAGATAGTCGCCTTTGGCGCATAGGTGCATCTCAGGTGCGCCGTTATCAATTTGCTCCCCTGGAAGGGGAGAGTCCTGAACAAGGCAACTGGCAAGACTTCCAGCAAGCGTTGGAGCGGGGCTATCAGGAAGGCTGGGAACAGGGCTTTGAAGCCGGCAAGACTCAGGGCGAAACCGAGGGGCGCCAAGCGGGTCAGGAATCCGGGCTGCGGGATGGGCTGGAGCAGGGGCGCAGCCAGGGGTTGGCACAGATAGATGAGCAGTTGAATCAGCTATTGACGCCCATGACGGCATTGCAGCAGTTGCTCGCCGAGAGCCACGCCGAGCAGATCCAGGCGCAACAGCAGTTGATTGTCGACCTGGTCAGAAGGGTGGCACAGCAGGTGATCCGCTGCGAGTTGTCGCTGCAGCCACTGCAGATCATTGCCCTGGTTGAAGAAACCCTGCAGGCACTGCCCAAGGATGCCAGCGATATCAAGATCCACCTGGAACCCTCAACCATCAAACAGCTACAGCATCTGGCGGCCGACAAGGTGGCTGACTGGCACCTGGTGGCCGACGACAGCCTGAGCCAGGGCAGTTGCCGGGTGGTTTGTGATCAGTGCGATGCCGATGCTTCCATGGAAACCCGCCTCAACAACTGTATGGATCAGGTTGAAGCTCATTTGAACGACGACCTGATTCCAGAAGCCGAGGCCACAGTCGCCAGCAATGAAGACTAA